Proteins found in one Camelus bactrianus isolate YW-2024 breed Bactrian camel chromosome X, ASM4877302v1, whole genome shotgun sequence genomic segment:
- the FAM120C gene encoding constitutive coactivator of PPAR-gamma-like protein 2 isoform X3, which yields MGVQGFQEFLEKRCPGAVVPVDLLKLARTVSRQQQQQHQHRQLPPTAALAPGAPRAARGSAPLQPPLPPAALGSYSGGAGPTRHHHPAHHFHHHGQAHPGLHPPPPPPPPLPGARVLVDAGSALPRLYGGYQTDWVCGGQWNAMLGYLSALCQACAYPGGDGLELVVMFPGGLGKDRLAEWGRRCQAERQTAQLIVGHVGNKGTPPPRAWFLPPACLSHCVRLALIRFRVKPCE from the coding sequence ATGGGCGTCCAGGGCTTCCAAGAGTTCCTGGAGAAGCGCTGTCCCGGGGCCGTGGTCCCCGTGGACCTCCTCAAACTCGCGCGCACGGTCTCgcgccagcagcagcagcagcaccagcatCGCCAGCTGCCGCCTACGGCAGCCCTAGCGCCCGGGGCTCCACGCGCCGCCAGGGGCTCCGCGCCTCTGCAACCACCGCTCCCGCCCGCTGCCTTGGGTTCCTACTCCGGGGGCGCGGGGCCGACGCGGCACCATCACCCCGCTCACCACTTCCACCACCACGGCCAGGCGCACCCCGGGCTgcacccgccgccgccgccgccccctccgctGCCCGGGGCCCGGGTGCTGGTGGACGCGGGCTCGGCGCTCCCGCGGCTTTATGGCGGCTACCAGACGGATTGGGTGTGTGGCGGCCAATGGAACGCCATGCTGGGCTACTTGTCAGCGCTATGTCAGGCTTGTGCCTATCCCGGCGGCGACGGCCTGGAGCTGGTGGTCATGTTCCCCGGGGGCCTGGGCAAGGACCGGCTGGCCGAGTGGGGCCGTCGGTGCCAGGCTGAGCGGCAGACAGCGCAACTGATCGTGGGACACGTGGGCAACAAGGGCACCCCTCCTCCACGGGCCTGGTTCCTGCCACCGGCCTGCCTGAGCCACTGCGTGAGGCTAGCACTCATCCGCTTCCGGGtcaag